In a genomic window of Candidatus Poribacteria bacterium:
- a CDS encoding SUF system NifU family Fe-S cluster assembly protein codes for MMNIYQEELLDHYENPSNYGTLPNPDISHEEDNPLCGDQIRIDLLIENNTITEVRFCGHGCTISLASASMLTERIEGKSLDEVKKLSKDDILDMIGIPLGPVRLKCALLALKVLKAGAYGINCWPGEEDE; via the coding sequence ATAATGAACATATATCAGGAAGAACTGCTTGACCATTACGAAAATCCGAGCAACTACGGGACGTTGCCGAATCCTGATATTTCGCACGAGGAAGACAATCCGTTATGTGGTGATCAGATTCGCATTGACCTACTTATTGAAAACAACACGATTACAGAGGTGCGTTTTTGTGGTCACGGTTGTACGATTAGTCTCGCGTCTGCCTCTATGTTGACTGAGAGAATTGAAGGCAAAAGCCTTGACGAAGTTAAGAAACTCTCGAAAGACGACATTTTGGATATGATCGGTATCCCTTTGGGGCCTGTTCGCCTCAAATGTGCGTTATTGGCTCTCAAAGTCCTCAAAGCCGGTGCCTACGGCATCAACTGCTGGCCCGGTGAGGAAGATGAATAG
- a CDS encoding rhodanese-like domain-containing protein has translation MQTEFPEISPQELKQKLDENESVLLLDVREPSEYDIVHLEDARLIPLNTLPHHIDSLPSDQEIVVYCHHGQRSLYAVAYLQQNGFTDAKNLIGGIDQWAAEIDPNLPRY, from the coding sequence ATGCAAACCGAATTCCCCGAAATTTCACCACAAGAATTGAAACAAAAACTCGATGAAAATGAATCTGTTTTGTTGTTAGATGTTCGCGAGCCGAGCGAATACGACATCGTGCATCTTGAAGACGCTCGTTTAATCCCCCTTAACACACTGCCACACCATATAGACAGTCTCCCATCAGACCAAGAGATCGTCGTTTACTGCCATCATGGACAACGTAGCCTTTACGCTGTCGCCTATCTACAGCAAAATGGGTTCACGGACGCAAAGAACCTCATCGGCGGGATCGACCAGTGGGCAGCCGAGATTGATCCAAACCTACCGAGATACTAA
- a CDS encoding non-heme iron oxygenase ferredoxin subunit, translating into MPEFYKVAKVSEVPPGTKQLVEVDFVPVLLFNVDGEFYAMEDVCTHDGGPLAEGFLNGDEIECPRHGARFCVRTGEPLCMPAVEAIECYTVKIEDDDILITVD; encoded by the coding sequence ATGCCAGAATTCTATAAAGTTGCGAAGGTTAGTGAAGTGCCACCCGGCACGAAACAGTTAGTTGAAGTTGATTTTGTCCCCGTGCTACTCTTCAATGTTGATGGTGAATTTTATGCGATGGAGGACGTTTGCACGCATGATGGCGGTCCTTTGGCTGAAGGTTTTCTCAACGGCGATGAGATAGAATGCCCACGACACGGCGCACGTTTTTGCGTCAGAACCGGAGAACCGCTCTGTATGCCTGCTGTTGAAGCCATTGAATGTTACACCGTCAAAATTGAGGATGATGATATTTTAATTACCGTTGACTGA
- a CDS encoding DUF971 domain-containing protein, translating into MHVVSKSPKLLKKHDTAFQVEWKDGHASWYPYTYLRQMCPCAECSIIRHKGRDIHSLFAPQGDGDVTLIEVPDDIQPLDVQLVGRYALQFSWNDGHDTGIYPFEVLRETCPCPECAPLPPIQLEKEN; encoded by the coding sequence ATGCATGTAGTTAGCAAAAGTCCGAAACTCCTCAAAAAACATGACACCGCCTTTCAGGTAGAATGGAAGGATGGGCATGCGAGTTGGTATCCATACACCTATCTCCGGCAGATGTGTCCGTGTGCTGAATGTTCCATCATCCGGCATAAAGGTAGGGATATCCATTCCCTCTTTGCACCGCAAGGCGACGGAGATGTAACACTGATTGAGGTCCCGGACGATATTCAACCCCTTGATGTTCAGTTAGTCGGTCGCTACGCGCTCCAATTCAGTTGGAACGATGGACACGACACCGGCATCTACCCGTTTGAAGTCCTGCGTGAGACGTGTCCCTGTCCAGAATGCGCACCGCTACCGCCTATCCAACTGGAGAAAGAAAACTAA
- a CDS encoding metal-sulfur cluster assembly factor encodes MVSEESVLETIKENIIDPELGINIVDMGLIYGVDIDETTVDITMTLTSPGCPAGGQIVNGAQHVTQQLDGVDEVNINVVWDPRWTPEMMTEDARDELGIF; translated from the coding sequence ATGGTATCTGAAGAATCTGTATTGGAAACTATCAAAGAAAACATTATCGACCCAGAACTCGGTATTAACATCGTTGATATGGGACTGATCTACGGCGTGGATATCGATGAAACCACTGTTGATATTACGATGACTTTAACGAGTCCGGGATGTCCCGCTGGTGGACAGATTGTCAATGGCGCACAGCACGTTACACAGCAACTCGACGGTGTTGACGAAGTTAACATCAATGTTGTGTGGGATCCACGTTGGACCCCTGAAATGATGACTGAGGACGCAAGGGACGAACTCGGTATTTTTTAA